The following are encoded in a window of Collinsella aerofaciens genomic DNA:
- the tadA gene encoding tRNA adenosine(34) deaminase TadA: protein MTSTGIDEKFMSEALAEARAAAAVGEVPIGAVVVRAGEIVARAHNRRELDQDPSAHAEFSALCAAAQSLGRWRLSDCTVYVTLEPCCMCAGLMVNARVGRCVYGAADAKAGALGSLYDLNADSRLNHRFNVTAGVLAGECREVLSSYFAGLRGVDGVGCGLNLEAHAAHAEALAGVGDLAGETFNYGPVQRRPRRVLLAIDSFKGSVSSAQAEKAVAEGVCRVWPDAELGALPLADGGEGTLDAIAARGGELSTCEVAGPLDDCVAARMLVDDEHDSAVIEMAEAAGIGYSPCTESAALAASTYGVGELILRAVRAGAKTIYIGLGGSATDDGGAGMLQALGAHLVDECGCNIAPGLAGLEHVAGIDLAPALRVLNGTRVVVLSDVENPLVGRRGALAVFGGQKGLPTDDAEALRRYDSWMVGYGRLLDAAITGARAQGLLRVPEGARTFGSVLGVPGAGAAGGLGAALLALGAELRSGVETVLDLIGFDECVRDADLVITGEGNMDEQSAAGKAPVGVARRAKRYGKPVIAVVGGRADNLDAVYGQGVDLVLPVCRRPMPLDQALDPQEATTNLICAGEAAARAYDLARL from the coding sequence ATGACGAGCACCGGAATCGATGAGAAGTTCATGAGCGAGGCGCTGGCGGAGGCGCGTGCCGCCGCGGCGGTGGGCGAGGTGCCGATCGGTGCCGTAGTGGTGCGCGCGGGTGAGATCGTCGCGAGGGCGCATAATCGCCGCGAGCTCGACCAGGATCCTTCGGCGCATGCCGAGTTTTCGGCCCTGTGCGCCGCCGCGCAGTCGCTCGGTCGTTGGCGCCTTTCCGACTGTACGGTCTACGTGACGCTCGAGCCCTGCTGCATGTGCGCGGGGCTTATGGTTAACGCGCGCGTGGGGCGCTGCGTGTACGGCGCGGCCGATGCTAAAGCGGGCGCTCTGGGGTCGCTATACGACCTCAATGCCGATTCGCGCCTGAACCATCGGTTTAATGTGACCGCCGGCGTGCTGGCAGGCGAATGTCGCGAGGTGCTGAGCAGCTATTTTGCTGGCCTGCGCGGTGTCGACGGTGTCGGTTGCGGTTTGAACCTTGAGGCGCATGCGGCTCACGCCGAGGCGCTTGCGGGTGTTGGAGATCTCGCCGGCGAGACGTTCAACTATGGCCCCGTGCAGCGCCGGCCCCGCCGTGTGCTGCTGGCGATCGATTCCTTTAAGGGCAGCGTTTCGAGCGCGCAGGCGGAGAAGGCCGTTGCCGAAGGCGTGTGCCGTGTGTGGCCCGATGCCGAGCTGGGCGCTTTGCCGCTGGCAGATGGTGGCGAGGGAACGCTCGACGCCATCGCCGCGCGCGGTGGCGAGCTCTCGACCTGTGAGGTTGCAGGCCCCTTGGATGATTGCGTGGCTGCCCGGATGCTGGTGGACGACGAGCACGACTCGGCTGTAATTGAGATGGCCGAGGCGGCGGGTATTGGGTATTCACCCTGCACGGAATCGGCGGCGCTTGCGGCTTCGACCTATGGCGTGGGCGAGCTCATACTTCGCGCGGTCCGTGCGGGGGCAAAGACTATCTATATTGGTTTGGGCGGCAGCGCCACCGACGATGGCGGCGCCGGCATGCTGCAAGCGCTGGGCGCGCATCTTGTCGATGAGTGTGGCTGCAATATCGCCCCCGGCCTGGCGGGCCTTGAACACGTGGCGGGTATCGATTTGGCACCAGCGCTTCGGGTACTGAATGGCACGCGTGTCGTGGTGCTTTCCGATGTCGAGAATCCGCTCGTGGGGCGTCGAGGCGCACTGGCGGTGTTTGGCGGGCAGAAGGGTCTACCGACGGATGATGCCGAGGCGCTGCGCAGGTACGACAGCTGGATGGTCGGCTATGGTCGCCTGCTCGATGCGGCGATTACCGGGGCGCGGGCTCAGGGGTTGTTGCGCGTGCCCGAGGGTGCACGGACATTTGGCTCGGTGCTCGGTGTGCCCGGTGCCGGCGCCGCCGGCGGCCTGGGCGCCGCGTTGCTAGCGCTCGGTGCGGAGCTGCGTTCGGGCGTGGAGACGGTGCTCGATCTGATTGGGTTTGACGAGTGCGTGCGCGATGCCGACCTGGTCATAACGGGCGAGGGCAATATGGACGAGCAATCCGCTGCCGGTAAGGCGCCGGTGGGTGTAGCCCGTCGTGCGAAGCGATATGGCAAGCCGGTGATTGCTGTCGTGGGCGGTCGTGCCGACAACCTGGATGCGGTGTATGGGCAGGGTGTCGACTTAGTTTTGCCGGTCTGTCGCAGACCCATGCCCCTTGACCAAGCGCTCGACCCCCAGGAAGCCACAACCAACCTCATCTGCGCCGGTGAAGCCGCCGCCCGAGCTTACGACCTCGCCCGCCTCTAA
- a CDS encoding ABC transporter ATP-binding protein: protein MNPYTSSGSVATMTANVSGNDSLNDLGDGPRQPGDPERYPAGAVTRRLLGYVRPHRVSFAASFLSAAVSVILQLYTPILIGEGIDLIVAAGQVDFDALLPLVTKLAIVVVGAAAFQWLQGYCVNRLSYETVRDMRVEASNKLSRMPLSFIDSHAHGDLMSRVVNDVDQVGDGLLQGFTQLFTGLITIVGTLAFMLSINLTMTLVVVLVTPLSIFAAGAIAKLSNKSFTAQQRIQGQLGGHIEEYVGEQKLVDAFAYGPNAQARFDALNAELYTAGERAQFMGSLSNPGTRFINNIIYAVVAVIGCVGVITGVPAALTVGGVQIFLSYANQYTKPFNEVTNVITQIQTAYASARRMFALLDAREQEPDAPDAVELAAPQGEVTFEHVDFSYVPDRKLLQDICIDAKPGMRFALVGPTGCGKTTLINLLLRFYDIDAGRIAVDGKASRDYTRSSLRRAFGMVLQDTWLFEGTVAENIAYGCPGATREQVIEAAKRAHAHKFIVQLPKGYDTVIGEDGGTFSQGQKQLLCIARVMLTDPAILLLDEATSSIDTRTELQVQAAFDELMAGRTSFVVAHRLSTIRNADCILVMRDGQIIERGTHDELLAAGGFYAELYRSQFAQ from the coding sequence ATGAATCCGTATACTTCTTCCGGTTCGGTCGCCACGATGACGGCCAACGTGTCTGGCAACGATAGTCTCAACGACCTGGGAGACGGTCCGCGCCAGCCCGGCGACCCCGAGCGCTATCCCGCCGGTGCGGTGACCCGCCGCCTGCTGGGCTATGTTCGCCCGCACCGCGTCTCGTTTGCGGCATCGTTTTTGAGTGCCGCCGTCTCGGTGATACTGCAGCTCTACACGCCCATCCTCATTGGCGAGGGCATCGACCTTATCGTCGCCGCCGGGCAGGTGGACTTCGATGCGCTGCTGCCGCTCGTTACCAAGCTCGCGATTGTCGTCGTAGGTGCTGCGGCCTTCCAGTGGCTGCAGGGCTATTGCGTCAACCGCCTGTCCTACGAGACGGTGCGCGACATGCGCGTGGAGGCGAGCAACAAGCTCAGCCGCATGCCGCTCAGCTTTATCGACAGCCATGCCCACGGCGACCTTATGAGCCGCGTGGTCAACGACGTCGATCAGGTGGGCGATGGCCTGCTGCAGGGCTTTACCCAGCTATTCACCGGACTTATCACCATCGTTGGCACGCTCGCGTTTATGCTCTCCATTAACCTGACCATGACGCTCGTGGTGGTACTCGTCACGCCGCTTTCCATTTTTGCAGCCGGTGCTATTGCCAAGCTCTCCAATAAGAGCTTCACTGCTCAACAGCGCATCCAGGGCCAACTCGGCGGTCATATCGAGGAGTATGTGGGTGAGCAAAAGCTGGTGGATGCGTTTGCTTATGGCCCGAACGCCCAAGCGCGCTTCGATGCCCTTAACGCCGAGCTCTATACGGCAGGTGAGCGCGCGCAGTTTATGGGCTCGCTTTCCAACCCCGGTACACGTTTTATCAACAACATCATCTACGCCGTGGTTGCCGTGATCGGCTGCGTGGGCGTGATTACGGGCGTGCCGGCGGCGCTTACGGTGGGCGGCGTGCAGATCTTCCTGTCCTACGCCAACCAGTACACCAAGCCGTTCAACGAGGTCACCAACGTCATTACGCAGATCCAGACCGCGTATGCCTCGGCGCGCCGCATGTTTGCACTGCTCGATGCCCGCGAGCAGGAGCCCGATGCGCCAGATGCCGTGGAGCTTGCCGCCCCGCAGGGCGAGGTGACCTTTGAACACGTGGACTTTAGTTATGTGCCCGACCGAAAGCTGCTGCAGGATATCTGCATCGATGCCAAGCCCGGCATGCGTTTTGCCCTGGTCGGCCCCACGGGCTGCGGAAAGACAACGCTCATCAATCTGCTGCTGCGTTTTTACGATATCGATGCCGGCCGCATCGCGGTCGATGGCAAGGCTTCGCGCGATTACACGCGCTCGAGCCTGCGTCGTGCCTTTGGCATGGTGCTGCAGGACACTTGGCTGTTCGAGGGCACGGTGGCGGAAAACATCGCCTACGGTTGCCCAGGAGCCACGCGCGAGCAGGTTATCGAAGCCGCCAAGCGCGCGCACGCGCACAAGTTTATCGTGCAGCTGCCGAAAGGCTACGACACGGTGATTGGCGAGGACGGCGGCACGTTTAGCCAGGGCCAAAAGCAGCTGCTGTGCATTGCGCGCGTCATGCTCACCGACCCGGCTATCTTGCTGCTGGACGAGGCGACTTCGAGTATCGATACGCGCACCGAGCTGCAGGTGCAGGCGGCATTCGACGAGCTTATGGCCGGCCGCACAAGCTTTGTGGTGGCGCACCGCCTGTCGACGATCCGCAACGCCGACTGCATTCTAGTAATGCGCGACGGCCAGATTATCGAGCGCGGCACGCACGACGAGCTGTTAGCGGCAGGCGGCTTCTACGCCGAACTCTACCGCAGCCAATTCGCCCAGTGA
- a CDS encoding TetR/AcrR family transcriptional regulator, with the protein MDLRIKKTYRALFDAFTELLEEHRFEDLTVAMLCDRALIRRTTFYKHFRDKNDYFAFYIDELMTGLPQNRTDAADAEPLDDVQALRHEVFDDAMNMILAHEQLMDNLLASSMSGMLTGMICDRIARSIRERVMSSLAEDALAPVSLETTSEFIAGGIIRLFTNWWESGHDLERRPEMADVVDALFERTMTPVNH; encoded by the coding sequence ATGGACCTTCGCATCAAGAAAACCTATCGTGCCCTGTTCGATGCTTTTACCGAGCTCTTGGAAGAGCATCGGTTTGAGGATTTGACGGTTGCCATGCTTTGCGACCGGGCCCTGATTCGCCGCACGACGTTCTATAAGCATTTTCGCGATAAAAACGATTACTTTGCCTTCTATATCGATGAGCTTATGACAGGTCTGCCGCAAAACCGGACCGATGCAGCGGACGCGGAGCCGCTTGATGACGTACAGGCGCTTCGCCACGAGGTCTTTGACGATGCCATGAATATGATTCTGGCGCATGAGCAGCTCATGGATAACCTTTTGGCCAGCAGCATGTCGGGCATGCTGACCGGCATGATTTGCGACCGCATTGCGCGTTCCATCCGCGAGCGTGTGATGAGCTCGCTTGCCGAAGATGCCCTGGCGCCCGTTTCGCTCGAGACGACATCGGAGTTTATCGCCGGTGGCATTATTCGACTGTTCACAAATTGGTGGGAGTCGGGTCACGATCTTGAGCGTCGACCCGAGATGGCCGACGTGGTCGATGCGCTGTTTGAGCGCACCATGACGCCGGTGAATCACTAA
- the bilS gene encoding flavodoxin family protein BilS yields MTCSLVVNSKSGNTRMVSGAIKRTLQAAGVEFVHAAALSDDADADQVALEAQGACAADTVLVGFWCDKGASTPSVATLLSALHGKRVFLFGTCGFGASEEYFRQIIDRVTSNLANDAELVGWAMCQGKMGPAVKQRYEAMLEQDPDNARFKMLLDNWVAAKDHPTKDDLDNMAAAAKKAVLGE; encoded by the coding sequence ATGACGTGCTCTTTGGTGGTTAACAGCAAGAGCGGTAATACCAGGATGGTTTCGGGTGCGATCAAGCGCACGCTGCAGGCTGCGGGTGTTGAGTTTGTCCATGCCGCGGCGTTGAGCGACGATGCGGATGCAGATCAGGTTGCGCTCGAGGCGCAGGGCGCCTGCGCGGCCGACACGGTGCTTGTCGGTTTTTGGTGCGACAAGGGCGCGAGCACGCCTTCGGTCGCGACGTTGCTCTCAGCCTTGCATGGCAAGCGCGTCTTCCTGTTTGGCACCTGCGGCTTTGGGGCCAGCGAGGAGTACTTTAGGCAGATTATCGATCGCGTGACCTCCAATTTGGCCAATGATGCCGAGCTTGTAGGCTGGGCGATGTGCCAGGGCAAGATGGGTCCCGCGGTCAAGCAGCGCTACGAGGCCATGCTCGAGCAAGATCCCGACAACGCCCGATTTAAGATGCTGCTCGACAACTGGGTTGCCGCAAAGGATCACCCCACCAAGGATGATCTGGACAACATGGCGGCGGCGGCCAAGAAGGCCGTGCTGGGCGAGTAG
- a CDS encoding ABC transporter ATP-binding protein, with amino-acid sequence MIELLRRFGGKFRRYMVIGPACKLIEVIFDLLTPLVIAQMIDKGIGSHDVNAVIHYGMVLGAMAVIGISFTLVCQKMAALTSQGMGTDIRGALYQHINELSYVELDRFGTPSLITRITNDVNQVQLAVALGVRMLIRWPFLAVGSMCAALAIDLKLGIIFLICTPAIGLVFWFVMARCIPYYKQLQAKLDRIALVCREGLSGARVVRAFVREDHERERFARAADDQAHVAIAVGKLSSVLNPVTFLVMNLGVCAILWVGGIQVNVGELTQGQVMAFVNYMTQTLTSIVYVANLVVVFTKASASASRINEVLNCEPSITDEGNQPVALPEPSDLAGGAVPVPALSFDHASFSFGAGAANAVSDVTLELPLGKTLGIIGGTGSGKSTLVSLIPRLYDVSTGRVSVMGADVHTWPLDQLRSVVATVPQRASLVSGTIRSNLTWRDEAATDEELWAALDMAQASEFVRDKPQGLDAPVEAGGKNFSGGQRQRLTIARALVGSPQILIMDDSASALDFKTDAALRHAIRERSTRGAAEGALPLTTVIVSQRVSTVRDVDIICVLDHGSVAGLGTHDELYATCQLYREICQSQLRREELEGQQGSAVPAPAPSPVLAPGAACAPAFVCAKEGC; translated from the coding sequence ATGATTGAGCTGCTCAGGCGTTTTGGTGGTAAGTTCCGCCGGTATATGGTGATTGGTCCTGCGTGCAAGCTGATCGAAGTGATTTTTGACCTGCTGACGCCGCTGGTGATTGCCCAGATGATCGATAAGGGCATTGGCTCGCACGACGTGAACGCCGTTATCCACTACGGCATGGTACTTGGCGCCATGGCTGTGATCGGCATCTCGTTTACGCTCGTCTGCCAAAAGATGGCGGCGCTGACTTCGCAGGGCATGGGTACCGACATTCGCGGTGCACTCTACCAGCACATCAACGAACTGAGCTATGTCGAACTCGATCGCTTTGGCACGCCGTCGCTCATCACGCGCATTACCAACGATGTCAACCAGGTGCAGCTCGCTGTGGCGCTGGGCGTGCGCATGCTCATCCGCTGGCCCTTCTTGGCAGTGGGTTCTATGTGCGCGGCCCTTGCCATCGACCTTAAGCTCGGCATCATCTTTTTGATTTGCACACCCGCCATCGGCTTGGTGTTTTGGTTTGTCATGGCGCGCTGCATTCCGTACTACAAGCAGCTGCAGGCAAAGCTCGACCGCATCGCGCTTGTCTGCCGCGAGGGGCTTTCGGGTGCCCGCGTGGTCCGCGCGTTTGTGCGCGAAGACCACGAGCGCGAGCGTTTTGCTCGTGCGGCCGACGACCAGGCGCATGTCGCCATCGCGGTGGGTAAGCTCTCGTCGGTCCTTAACCCCGTCACGTTTTTGGTGATGAATCTGGGCGTGTGCGCCATCCTGTGGGTGGGCGGCATCCAGGTCAACGTGGGTGAGCTTACGCAGGGCCAGGTCATGGCGTTTGTGAACTACATGACGCAGACCCTCACCTCCATCGTCTACGTGGCCAACCTGGTCGTTGTCTTTACCAAGGCGAGCGCCAGCGCGTCGCGCATCAACGAGGTGCTCAATTGCGAGCCGAGCATCACCGACGAGGGCAACCAGCCGGTCGCGCTGCCTGAGCCGAGCGACCTGGCGGGTGGCGCTGTTCCGGTCCCTGCGCTGAGCTTTGACCATGCGAGCTTTTCGTTTGGCGCGGGCGCGGCAAATGCCGTGAGCGATGTGACCCTGGAGCTGCCGCTGGGCAAAACGCTCGGCATTATCGGCGGCACGGGCAGCGGCAAGTCCACACTCGTCTCGCTTATCCCGCGCCTGTACGATGTGAGCACCGGCCGCGTGAGCGTGATGGGCGCCGACGTGCACACCTGGCCGCTCGACCAGCTGCGCAGTGTGGTCGCGACCGTTCCGCAGCGCGCTTCGCTGGTGAGCGGCACAATCCGCAGCAACCTGACCTGGCGCGACGAGGCAGCAACCGACGAGGAGCTCTGGGCGGCGCTCGATATGGCGCAGGCCAGCGAGTTCGTGCGCGACAAGCCCCAGGGCTTAGATGCTCCGGTCGAGGCGGGCGGCAAGAACTTTAGCGGTGGCCAACGTCAGCGTCTGACTATCGCGCGCGCCTTGGTAGGTTCGCCTCAGATATTGATCATGGACGATTCCGCCTCGGCGCTCGACTTTAAGACCGACGCGGCACTTCGCCATGCCATTCGCGAACGAAGCACGCGCGGTGCCGCCGAGGGCGCGCTGCCGCTGACCACGGTGATTGTGAGCCAACGCGTCTCGACCGTTCGCGATGTCGACATAATCTGCGTACTCGACCACGGCTCGGTTGCGGGCCTGGGAACGCACGATGAGCTGTACGCGACCTGCCAGCTCTATCGCGAGATTTGCCAGTCGCAGCTTCGCCGCGAGGAGCTCGAGGGTCAGCAGGGGAGCGCGGTGCCCGCGCCCGCTCCAAGTCCCGTGCTCGCCCCAGGCGCCGCGTGCGCCCCCGCATTCGTCTGCGCAAAGGAGGGCTGCTAA
- a CDS encoding branched-chain amino acid aminotransferase: MTVEKKDIDWGSLGFGYMKTDYSYEAHWKDGEWDEGGLTTDHTLHVSECGGIFHYCQEVFEGLKAYTAEDGSIVCFRPDMNAERMYNSAQRLEMPPFPKDKFVEAVKQVVSANAAWVPPFGSGATLYVRPFMIGSGDVIGVAPAPEYTFRILVTPVGPYFKGGLKPVKLRVSEYDRAAPHGTGNIKAGLNYAMSLKPTMEAHREGYAENLYLDSESRTYVEETGGANVLFVKEDGTLVVPQSHTDSILPSITRRSLVQVAEDLGMTVDQRPVEWAEVKAGTFVECGLCGTAAVISPVGEIDNKVYGADETVTFPAGCTEIGPVMKKLRETLTGIQSGAVEDKHNWVYTVA, translated from the coding sequence ATGACTGTCGAGAAGAAGGATATCGATTGGGGTAGCCTCGGCTTTGGCTACATGAAGACCGATTACAGCTACGAGGCTCATTGGAAGGATGGCGAGTGGGACGAGGGCGGCCTGACCACCGACCACACCCTGCATGTCTCCGAGTGCGGCGGTATCTTCCATTACTGCCAGGAGGTCTTTGAGGGCCTGAAGGCCTACACCGCCGAGGACGGCAGCATCGTCTGCTTCCGTCCCGACATGAACGCTGAGCGTATGTATAACTCTGCCCAGCGCCTCGAGATGCCCCCGTTTCCCAAGGACAAGTTCGTTGAGGCCGTCAAGCAGGTCGTTTCTGCCAACGCCGCTTGGGTTCCGCCCTTTGGCTCCGGCGCGACCCTGTACGTGCGTCCGTTTATGATCGGCTCCGGTGATGTGATTGGCGTGGCTCCCGCTCCTGAGTACACGTTCCGCATTCTCGTGACTCCGGTCGGTCCGTACTTTAAGGGTGGCCTTAAGCCCGTTAAGCTGCGCGTTTCCGAGTATGACCGTGCGGCACCGCACGGCACCGGCAACATCAAGGCCGGCCTCAACTACGCCATGTCTCTTAAGCCCACGATGGAGGCCCATCGCGAGGGTTATGCCGAGAACCTGTATCTCGACTCCGAGTCCCGCACCTATGTCGAGGAGACCGGCGGCGCGAACGTTCTGTTCGTGAAGGAGGACGGCACCCTCGTCGTTCCTCAGTCGCACACCGACTCCATCCTGCCCTCCATCACCCGTCGTTCGCTCGTTCAGGTTGCCGAGGATTTGGGCATGACCGTCGATCAGCGTCCCGTCGAGTGGGCCGAGGTCAAGGCCGGCACCTTTGTGGAGTGCGGCCTGTGCGGTACCGCTGCCGTCATCTCCCCGGTGGGCGAGATCGACAACAAGGTCTACGGTGCCGATGAGACCGTGACCTTCCCGGCTGGCTGCACCGAGATCGGCCCCGTGATGAAGAAGCTTCGCGAGACCCTGACTGGCATCCAGTCCGGTGCTGTCGAGGATAAGCACAACTGGGTTTACACCGTCGCGTAA
- a CDS encoding IS30 family transposase, producing the protein MSRPKPSGRSYGRLTRHERNTVERMLDRNRSAREIAAELGRSPSTVTREVAAHRYVTAPRSRYGEPAPADLSGACPRLSAWPRCCNGCSHRRGYGCSRRPRVFYSARRAQEAADAELSASRSGIDETEEGAAAKLAAIRDGLARGLSPQQIAATTPGLSASTVYRWVDAGYDGMTNMELRRKVGYRPRSRRAPKRATSHSARRSHASFLALGEDACAAAWEMDTVEGPRGDSARLLTLLHRPSRFQLALPLPDGTCASVLAALSSLRGVLGEDGARRAFGAVLTDNGSEFADEGAIAALFGERDGETRLFYCDPRQSQQKGACEKNHVEIRKLLPKGAGARFDRLTAADCALLMSQVNSEPRGALGFLTPARVLRAALGEDASALMDAFGIEELAPGELDLTPGCIDRARAARGEGPLAG; encoded by the coding sequence ATGTCCAGACCCAAGCCGTCCGGAAGGTCGTACGGGAGGCTCACGAGGCACGAGAGGAACACGGTCGAGAGGATGCTCGACCGCAACCGCAGCGCCCGCGAGATCGCCGCGGAGCTCGGCAGGTCGCCGTCGACCGTGACCAGGGAGGTGGCGGCGCACCGCTACGTCACCGCGCCGCGCTCGCGCTACGGCGAGCCCGCGCCCGCGGACCTGTCGGGGGCCTGCCCCAGGCTCTCCGCGTGGCCGAGGTGCTGCAACGGCTGCTCGCACAGGAGGGGCTACGGCTGCTCGAGGAGGCCCAGGGTGTTCTACAGCGCCAGGAGGGCGCAGGAGGCGGCCGACGCCGAGCTCTCGGCGAGCAGGTCCGGGATCGACGAGACCGAGGAGGGCGCCGCCGCCAAGCTAGCGGCCATCAGGGACGGGCTCGCGCGCGGGCTCTCCCCGCAGCAGATAGCGGCGACGACCCCCGGGCTCAGCGCCTCCACCGTCTACAGGTGGGTGGACGCCGGCTACGACGGCATGACGAACATGGAGCTCAGGCGCAAGGTCGGCTACAGGCCGAGGTCGCGCCGGGCCCCGAAGAGGGCGACGTCCCACTCGGCGCGCAGGTCGCACGCGTCGTTCCTCGCGCTCGGCGAGGACGCCTGCGCCGCGGCCTGGGAGATGGACACCGTCGAGGGCCCCAGGGGCGACTCCGCCAGGCTCCTCACGCTCCTGCACCGCCCGAGCCGCTTCCAGCTGGCCCTGCCGCTGCCGGACGGCACGTGCGCCTCGGTCCTGGCGGCGCTCTCCTCCCTGCGCGGGGTCCTCGGCGAGGACGGCGCGAGGCGCGCCTTCGGCGCCGTGCTCACCGACAACGGGAGCGAGTTCGCCGACGAGGGCGCCATCGCGGCGCTGTTCGGCGAGCGGGACGGCGAGACCAGGCTCTTCTACTGCGACCCCCGGCAGAGCCAGCAGAAGGGCGCGTGCGAGAAGAACCACGTGGAGATCAGGAAGCTGCTGCCCAAGGGCGCAGGGGCCAGGTTCGACCGGCTGACGGCGGCGGACTGCGCGCTGCTCATGTCGCAGGTGAACTCCGAGCCGAGGGGGGCGCTCGGGTTCCTGACGCCGGCGCGCGTGCTGCGGGCGGCCCTCGGGGAGGACGCCTCCGCCCTCATGGACGCGTTCGGGATAGAGGAGCTGGCGCCCGGCGAGCTCGACCTCACGCCCGGCTGCATCGACAGGGCCAGGGCCGCGAGGGGCGAGGGGCCGCTGGCGGGATAG
- a CDS encoding LemA family protein, protein MLPVIIGIVVVVVIASAIAGIYNNMVTKRNRIDNAWQNIDTQLQRRNDLIPNLVETVKGYAKHEQDTLAAVVNARNAAVSATTPEAKMEADNVLTGALRQLFAVAEAYPDLKANTNFTQLQSTLEDTENKVSYARQSYNDCVLSYNNAIQTFPAVIFAGIFQFKERQGFEAAEAARQAPTVKF, encoded by the coding sequence ATGCTTCCCGTCATCATCGGTATCGTTGTTGTCGTTGTGATCGCCAGCGCCATCGCCGGCATCTACAACAACATGGTCACCAAGCGCAATCGCATCGATAATGCCTGGCAGAACATCGACACGCAGCTGCAGCGCCGCAACGACCTGATCCCTAACCTGGTCGAGACTGTCAAGGGCTACGCCAAGCACGAGCAGGACACGCTCGCCGCCGTAGTCAACGCGCGCAACGCCGCCGTGAGCGCCACCACCCCCGAGGCCAAGATGGAAGCGGACAACGTGCTGACCGGTGCGCTGCGCCAGCTCTTTGCCGTGGCCGAGGCCTACCCCGACCTTAAGGCGAACACCAACTTTACGCAGCTCCAGTCCACGCTCGAGGACACCGAGAACAAGGTGAGCTACGCACGCCAGAGCTACAACGATTGCGTGCTCAGCTACAACAACGCCATCCAGACGTTCCCGGCTGTTATCTTTGCCGGCATCTTCCAGTTTAAGGAGCGCCAGGGCTTCGAGGCCGCCGAGGCCGCCCGCCAGGCACCGACCGTCAAGTTCTAA
- a CDS encoding DedA family protein: MGFINFIAELLKDPRTAIASWIAAGPLMAYGCVFLIIFIETGVVFFPFLPGDSLLFASGFFAHNGGFNIVALLATAWAAAILGDQCNFMIGHFFGRKIIASGKVKAMTPERIKKSEDFLDKWGHLAIFLGRFFPFIRTFVPFIAGMGGMHWRNFVVFNVLGGITWSTVFTLLGYFFGGIPFVQEHFELLIIGIVAVSIIPTVVGLVKAKLGK, translated from the coding sequence ATGGGTTTCATCAATTTTATTGCCGAGCTGCTTAAGGACCCGCGCACCGCGATCGCCAGCTGGATCGCCGCCGGCCCGCTTATGGCCTACGGCTGCGTGTTCCTGATCATCTTTATCGAGACGGGCGTGGTGTTCTTCCCGTTCCTTCCCGGTGATTCGCTGCTGTTCGCCTCGGGTTTCTTTGCCCACAACGGCGGCTTTAACATCGTGGCGCTTCTGGCCACCGCATGGGCCGCTGCCATTTTGGGCGATCAGTGCAACTTTATGATCGGTCACTTCTTTGGCCGCAAGATCATCGCTTCGGGCAAGGTCAAGGCCATGACGCCCGAGCGCATCAAAAAGTCCGAGGACTTCTTGGACAAGTGGGGTCACCTGGCCATCTTCCTGGGTCGCTTCTTCCCGTTTATCCGCACCTTTGTGCCCTTTATCGCTGGCATGGGCGGCATGCACTGGCGCAACTTTGTCGTCTTTAACGTGCTGGGCGGCATTACCTGGTCGACGGTCTTTACGCTGCTGGGCTACTTCTTTGGCGGCATTCCCTTTGTGCAAGAGCACTTTGAGCTGCTGATTATCGGCATCGTTGCCGTGTCGATCATCCCGACCGTGGTCGGTCTGGTTAAGGCCAAGCTGGGTAAATAG